The following coding sequences are from one Nicotiana tabacum cultivar K326 chromosome 1, ASM71507v2, whole genome shotgun sequence window:
- the LOC107824391 gene encoding carotenoid 9,10(9',10')-cleavage dioxygenase 1-like isoform X1, with product MAFCSYTFQVNCSYQRPSIPSKVQDLKVSISSALNPLSRDLLHFPIVAADIPKAIKETSFKLLDAFVDLVFEFVDQPLLPSQSNFAPVEENGEAVLVTTAEGKIPDDFPEGVYIRNGSNPLFGGLKSTKSIFGKSSHVWIEGEGMLHALYFTKEKGRGTWNIFYNNKHVRTDTFKMEKDRKKPGFLPAIEGDSSAILVAYILNGLRFGMENKYLSNTNIFEHSKKYYSIAENHMPQEIDISSLETLGNWNIDGAWDRPFTSHPKKAPGSGELVIMGIYPRKPYFELGVISADGKKMVHKVDLKFNRCSLCHEIGVTKKYNVIMDFPLTIDINRLFRGDSLIKYDKDGYARIGVMPRYGDANSVKWFEVQPCCVLHLINCFEDNDEVVVRACRAHESVLPRQQSFKSSKEISSIENNNESSEEPFFVHVCEWRLNMRTGEVKEKIATTEFSMEFPMINEKFVGLRNKFGYLQVVDLEACSISEGLAKYGGLAKLHFQEYEELVEVEYHMFPKGTFCSGATFVPKTQGTDENDGWVVTFTHNESTNVSQVYVVDAKNFATQPVAIFTLPSRVPYGFHGAFMPL from the exons ATGGCTTTTTGTAGTTACACATTTCAAGTAAATTGCTCTTATCAAAGGCCTTCTATTCCAAGTAAAGTTCAGGACTTGAAAGTCTCAATCTCATCTGCTTTGAAC CCATTATCGAGGGACTTGCTGCATTTTCCAATTGTTGCTGCGGACATTCCAAAAGCTATCAAGGAGACTTCTTTCAAATTATTAGATGCCTTTGTGGACTTAGTATTTGAATTTGTTGACCAGCCATTACTCCCTTCTCAG AGTAATTTTGCACCAGTAGAAGAGAATGGAGAAGCTGTCCTAGTTACTACAGCGGAAGGAAAAATTCCGGATGATTTTCCAGAGGGAGTTTACATAAGAAATG GCTCAAATCCTCTGTTTGGAGGACTCAAATCGACCAAGTCTATATTTGGGAAATCAAGCCATGTTTGGATTGAAGGGGAAGGAATGCTTCATGCTTTGTACttcacaaaagaaaaaggaagaggaaCTTGGAATATATTCTACAATAACAAACACGTCCGAACTGACACTTTCAAAATGGAAAAAGATAGAAAGAAACCAGGTTTTCTTCCTGCTATTGAAGGAGATTCTTCTGCCATTTTAGTGGCTTACATTTTGAATGGG TTGAGATTTGGCATGGAAAACAAATATCTAAGCAATACAAATATTTTTGAGCACTCAAAGAAATACTACTCTATTGCCGAAAATCATATGCCTCAAGAGATAGACATAAGTTCCCTTGAAACTCTGGGCAATTGGAATATCGATGGAGCTTGGGATCGACCATTCACTAGCCATCCAAAG AAAGCCCCTGGAAGTGGTGAACTTGTTATAATGGGGATATATCCAAGAAAACCTTATTTTGAGCTAGGAGTTATTTCAG CTGATGGCAAGAAAATGGTTCACAAAGTGGATCTCAAATTCAATAGGTGCAGCCTTTGCCATGAAATAGGAGTTACAAAAAA GTACAATGTGATCATGGATTTTCCATTAACCATTGATATAAATCGACTCTTTAGGGGAGACTC GTTAATAAAGTATGACAAAGATGGATATGCGCGGATTGGAGTAATGCCTCGCTATGGTGATGCTAATTCTGTTAAATGGTTTGAGGTTCAACCCTGCTGTGTACTTCACCTAATAAATTGTTTTGAAGACAATGATGAG GTGGTAGTAAGGGCATGCAGAGCTCATGAATCAGTATTACCAAGACAACAAAGTTTCAAAAGTTCTAAGGAGATAAGTTCCATAGAAAACAACAATGAATCTTCAGAAGAACCATTCTTTGTTCATGTTTGTGAATGGAGACTAAACATGAGAACAGGAGAAGTAAAGGAGAAAATTGCCACAACTGAGTTCTCTATGGAATTCCCTATGATCAATGAAAAGTTCGTCGGTCTaagaaacaaatttggttatCTACAAGTGGTAGATTTAGAAGCTTGCTCTATATCAG AAGGATTAGCTAAATATGGAGGGCTTGCCAAACTTCATTTTCAAGAATATGAGGAATTGGTTGAAGTTGAGTATCATATGTTCCCAAAGGGCACTTTTTGCAGTGGAGCAACCTTTGTTCCAAAAACTCAAGGCACTGATGAGAATGATGGTTGGGTTGTCACATTCACACACAATGAAAGTACAAATGTATCTCAA GTCTATGTAGTAGATGCAAAGAATTTTGCAACACAACCTGTTGCCATATTCACATTACCAAGTAGAGTGCCCTATGGATTTCATGGAGCTTTCATGCCTTTATAA
- the LOC107824391 gene encoding carotenoid 9,10(9',10')-cleavage dioxygenase 1-like isoform X2, producing the protein MAFCSYTFQVNCSYQRPSIPSKVQDLKVSISSALNPLSRDLLHFPIVAADIPKAIKETSFKLLDAFVDLVFEFVDQPLLPSQSNFAPVEENGEAVLVTTAEGKIPDDFPEGVYIRNGSNPLFGGLKSTKSIFGKSSHVWIEGEGMLHALYFTKEKGRGTWNIFYNNKHVRTDTFKMEKDRKKPGFLPAIEGDSSAILVAYILNGLRFGMENKYLSNTNIFEHSKKYYSIAENHMPQEIDISSLETLGNWNIDGAWDRPFTSHPKKAPGSGELVIMGIYPRKPYFELGVISADGKKMVHKVDLKFNRCSLCHEIGVTKKYNVIMDFPLTIDINRLFRGDSLIKYDKDGYARIGVMPRYGDANSVKWFEVQPCCVLHLINCFEDNDEVVVRACRAHESVLPRQQSFKSSKEISSIENNNESSEEPFFVHVCEWRLNMRTGEVKEKIATTEFSMEFPMINEKFVGLRNKFGYLQVVDLEACSISEGLAKYGGLAKLHFQEYEELVEVEYHMFPKGTFCSGATFVPKTQGTDENDGWVVTFTHNESTNVSQIQVPKGLSESFLLIQCLTEISR; encoded by the exons ATGGCTTTTTGTAGTTACACATTTCAAGTAAATTGCTCTTATCAAAGGCCTTCTATTCCAAGTAAAGTTCAGGACTTGAAAGTCTCAATCTCATCTGCTTTGAAC CCATTATCGAGGGACTTGCTGCATTTTCCAATTGTTGCTGCGGACATTCCAAAAGCTATCAAGGAGACTTCTTTCAAATTATTAGATGCCTTTGTGGACTTAGTATTTGAATTTGTTGACCAGCCATTACTCCCTTCTCAG AGTAATTTTGCACCAGTAGAAGAGAATGGAGAAGCTGTCCTAGTTACTACAGCGGAAGGAAAAATTCCGGATGATTTTCCAGAGGGAGTTTACATAAGAAATG GCTCAAATCCTCTGTTTGGAGGACTCAAATCGACCAAGTCTATATTTGGGAAATCAAGCCATGTTTGGATTGAAGGGGAAGGAATGCTTCATGCTTTGTACttcacaaaagaaaaaggaagaggaaCTTGGAATATATTCTACAATAACAAACACGTCCGAACTGACACTTTCAAAATGGAAAAAGATAGAAAGAAACCAGGTTTTCTTCCTGCTATTGAAGGAGATTCTTCTGCCATTTTAGTGGCTTACATTTTGAATGGG TTGAGATTTGGCATGGAAAACAAATATCTAAGCAATACAAATATTTTTGAGCACTCAAAGAAATACTACTCTATTGCCGAAAATCATATGCCTCAAGAGATAGACATAAGTTCCCTTGAAACTCTGGGCAATTGGAATATCGATGGAGCTTGGGATCGACCATTCACTAGCCATCCAAAG AAAGCCCCTGGAAGTGGTGAACTTGTTATAATGGGGATATATCCAAGAAAACCTTATTTTGAGCTAGGAGTTATTTCAG CTGATGGCAAGAAAATGGTTCACAAAGTGGATCTCAAATTCAATAGGTGCAGCCTTTGCCATGAAATAGGAGTTACAAAAAA GTACAATGTGATCATGGATTTTCCATTAACCATTGATATAAATCGACTCTTTAGGGGAGACTC GTTAATAAAGTATGACAAAGATGGATATGCGCGGATTGGAGTAATGCCTCGCTATGGTGATGCTAATTCTGTTAAATGGTTTGAGGTTCAACCCTGCTGTGTACTTCACCTAATAAATTGTTTTGAAGACAATGATGAG GTGGTAGTAAGGGCATGCAGAGCTCATGAATCAGTATTACCAAGACAACAAAGTTTCAAAAGTTCTAAGGAGATAAGTTCCATAGAAAACAACAATGAATCTTCAGAAGAACCATTCTTTGTTCATGTTTGTGAATGGAGACTAAACATGAGAACAGGAGAAGTAAAGGAGAAAATTGCCACAACTGAGTTCTCTATGGAATTCCCTATGATCAATGAAAAGTTCGTCGGTCTaagaaacaaatttggttatCTACAAGTGGTAGATTTAGAAGCTTGCTCTATATCAG AAGGATTAGCTAAATATGGAGGGCTTGCCAAACTTCATTTTCAAGAATATGAGGAATTGGTTGAAGTTGAGTATCATATGTTCCCAAAGGGCACTTTTTGCAGTGGAGCAACCTTTGTTCCAAAAACTCAAGGCACTGATGAGAATGATGGTTGGGTTGTCACATTCACACACAATGAAAGTACAAATGTATCTCAA attcaggtgccCAAGGGGCTGAGTGAGAGCTTCCTGTTGATTCAGTGTTTgacggagatttcgaggtag